From Solidesulfovibrio carbinoliphilus subsp. oakridgensis, the proteins below share one genomic window:
- the selB gene encoding selenocysteine-specific translation elongation factor, with the protein MPVIMGTAGHIDHGKTTLIKALTGIDCDRLAEEKKRGITIELGFAFMDLPGGTRLGIIDVPGHERFVKNMVAGAAGIDFVTLVIAADEGVMPQTREHLDICTLLGVTTGVVALTKADMVDADWLAMVTEDVRGELAGTFLADAPIFPVSSHTGAGLPELREALAALAAGFAPRRRSDLARLPIDRVFTLKGYGTVVTGTLIAGSFKVGDDVRLFPSEKRSKIRSLQSHGETVEASPAGRRTAVNLAGLEVEDVERGEVLALPGTLFPDLSWEVELTCLPGAPRGIKHRTEVHFHHGTREVLARIHLLDRDKLEPGQTAVCQIRFPEPMAGVHGDRVVVRSGAPLRTMAGGRVLSPMARKVKRFDEAALASLAALATAAGPDLIALHLSRAGTDGLGFARLMTLTDLESKALDKALSGLCDKGAAALVDREGKEGRHFVHGTVIADLAASLLDAVAAFHKREPLKLGLSRSELASTWGKGLSPKLFHFVVERQLRAGKLATDQDVLRLAGHKVSLASDQAKLRATLLDAYQKGGLTPPNVKDILEPLSLTFKEAQPVYKVLQDEGRIVKAQENMYFDAEAIKGLIEKVQAYYQAGAADMGPAEFRELTGLSRKFLIALLEYLDKEKITVRVGDKRQLRKR; encoded by the coding sequence ATGCCAGTCATCATGGGGACCGCCGGGCACATCGACCACGGCAAGACCACGCTTATTAAGGCCCTGACCGGCATCGACTGCGACCGGCTGGCCGAGGAGAAAAAGCGCGGCATCACCATTGAGCTCGGCTTCGCCTTCATGGACCTGCCGGGCGGAACCCGGCTTGGCATCATCGACGTGCCGGGCCACGAGCGGTTCGTCAAGAACATGGTGGCCGGCGCGGCGGGCATCGATTTCGTGACGCTGGTCATCGCGGCGGACGAGGGCGTCATGCCCCAGACCCGCGAGCACCTGGACATCTGCACGCTCCTTGGCGTCACCACGGGCGTGGTGGCCCTGACCAAGGCCGACATGGTGGATGCCGACTGGCTGGCCATGGTGACCGAGGACGTGCGCGGGGAACTTGCCGGCACATTCCTGGCCGACGCCCCCATCTTTCCGGTCTCCTCCCACACCGGGGCCGGCCTGCCGGAACTGCGCGAGGCCCTGGCCGCACTGGCCGCCGGCTTCGCTCCGCGCCGCCGCTCGGACCTGGCCCGGCTTCCCATCGACCGGGTCTTTACCCTCAAAGGCTATGGCACGGTGGTCACGGGCACGCTCATCGCCGGCAGCTTCAAGGTCGGGGACGATGTGCGGCTTTTCCCGTCCGAGAAGCGGTCCAAGATCCGAAGCCTCCAATCCCACGGCGAGACCGTCGAGGCCTCGCCGGCCGGACGCCGCACCGCCGTCAATCTGGCCGGACTGGAGGTGGAGGACGTGGAGCGCGGCGAGGTCCTGGCCCTGCCGGGCACGCTTTTCCCGGACCTGTCCTGGGAGGTGGAGCTCACTTGCCTGCCGGGCGCCCCGCGCGGCATCAAACACCGCACCGAGGTCCATTTCCACCATGGCACCCGGGAGGTCCTGGCCCGGATCCATCTCCTCGACCGCGACAAGCTCGAACCCGGCCAGACCGCCGTCTGCCAGATCCGCTTTCCCGAACCCATGGCCGGCGTCCACGGCGACCGGGTGGTGGTCCGCTCGGGCGCGCCGCTTCGGACCATGGCCGGCGGCCGGGTGCTTTCGCCCATGGCCCGCAAGGTCAAGCGTTTCGACGAGGCGGCGCTGGCCTCCCTGGCCGCCCTGGCCACGGCCGCCGGCCCGGACCTGATCGCCCTGCACCTGTCCCGGGCCGGCACCGACGGCCTGGGCTTCGCCCGCCTCATGACCCTGACCGACCTGGAGTCCAAGGCCCTGGACAAGGCGCTCTCGGGCCTTTGCGACAAGGGCGCGGCGGCGCTCGTCGACCGCGAAGGCAAGGAAGGCCGGCACTTCGTCCACGGCACGGTCATAGCCGATCTGGCCGCCTCGCTCCTCGACGCGGTGGCCGCCTTCCACAAGCGCGAACCGCTCAAGCTCGGCCTGTCCCGAAGCGAGCTGGCCTCCACCTGGGGCAAGGGGCTTTCCCCCAAGCTTTTCCACTTCGTGGTCGAACGCCAGCTGCGGGCCGGCAAGCTGGCCACGGACCAGGACGTGCTGCGCCTGGCCGGCCACAAGGTGTCCCTGGCTTCGGACCAGGCCAAACTCCGGGCCACGCTCCTCGACGCCTACCAGAAGGGCGGACTGACCCCGCCAAACGTCAAGGACATCCTGGAGCCGCTGTCGCTGACCTTCAAGGAGGCCCAGCCCGTCTACAAGGTGCTCCAGGACGAAGGGCGCATCGTCAAGGCCCAGGAGAACATGTATTTCGACGCCGAGGCGATAAAGGGGCTTATCGAAAAGGTCCAGGCCTACTACCAAGCCGGGGCCGCCGACATGGGCCCGGCCGAGTTCCGCGAGCTGACCGGCCTGTCGCGCAAGTTTCTCATCGCGCTCCTCGAATACCTGGACAAGGAAAAAATCACCGTCCGCGTCGGCGACAAGCGCCAGTTGCGGAAGCGGTAG
- a CDS encoding sirohydrochlorin cobaltochelatase: MFRLSRTVLALCLSLCLAIPALAGHDAKKEPKRAIVVAAFGTTVPEAAPALEKMVERVKAAYPGVPVSLCYTAAMIRHKLAKEGKIVPSPAEALAVLPDQGVTDVAVLSLQTIPGHEYDDLLRLAAAFTGLPKGLRKVDVSAPLLFGQDDFPRVAKALLEAAPRERKPGEAVVFVGHGTDHPANMAYPALQYTLWRLDPGAFVATVEGTPSFEDAVSELKKRGVKKAWLMPLFAVAGDHARNDMAGPEKDSLASQLKAAGIEAVPVLSGNGDREAVAAVWMDHLKDTFQALPGS; the protein is encoded by the coding sequence ATGTTTCGCCTGTCGCGAACCGTTCTGGCGCTGTGCCTGTCCCTGTGCCTCGCCATCCCGGCCCTGGCCGGCCACGACGCCAAGAAAGAACCCAAGCGGGCCATTGTCGTGGCCGCCTTCGGCACCACCGTGCCCGAAGCCGCCCCGGCCCTCGAAAAAATGGTCGAGCGCGTCAAGGCCGCCTACCCCGGCGTCCCGGTCAGCCTGTGCTACACGGCAGCCATGATCCGCCACAAGCTGGCGAAAGAAGGGAAAATCGTTCCCTCCCCGGCCGAGGCCCTGGCCGTCCTGCCCGACCAGGGCGTCACCGACGTGGCCGTGCTCTCGCTCCAGACCATCCCGGGCCATGAATACGACGATCTCCTGCGCCTGGCCGCCGCGTTTACCGGCCTGCCCAAGGGCCTGCGCAAAGTGGACGTGAGCGCGCCGCTTCTTTTCGGCCAGGACGACTTCCCCCGGGTGGCCAAGGCCCTCCTGGAGGCCGCGCCCAGGGAACGGAAGCCCGGCGAGGCCGTGGTTTTCGTCGGCCACGGCACCGACCATCCGGCCAACATGGCCTATCCGGCCCTGCAATACACGCTTTGGCGGCTCGACCCGGGCGCCTTCGTGGCCACGGTCGAGGGCACGCCGAGCTTCGAAGACGCGGTGTCGGAACTCAAAAAGCGCGGCGTCAAAAAGGCCTGGCTCATGCCGCTTTTCGCCGTGGCCGGCGACCACGCCCGAAACGACATGGCCGGCCCGGAAAAGGACTCGCTCGCCTCGCAGCTCAAAGCCGCCGGCATCGAGGCCGTGCCGGTCCTGTCCGGCAACGGGGACCGCGAGGCCGTGGCCGCCGTGTGGATGGACCACCTGAAAGACACCTTCCAGGCCCTGCCCGGCAGCTGA
- the cobI gene encoding precorrin-2 C(20)-methyltransferase, protein MSTLGTLYGLGVGPGDPELLTIKAARVLGSVAAVFAASSSKNDYSIAEAIIGPHLPPGTSVTRLPFPMTRDQATLDAAWAANATAMAVVLAAGRDAAFVTLGDPLLYSTFGYVLPLLRSRLPELPVVIVPGVTSFQAAAARTGDVLVESGENLLIASGVDEDGRLRRALETADNAVILKAYRNFPRLRTLLADMGLEDKTTFVTRLGHDGEAVERDLRNAPEKPHYLSLCLVKRGS, encoded by the coding sequence GTGAGCACCCTTGGCACCCTCTATGGCCTGGGCGTCGGCCCCGGCGACCCGGAGCTTTTGACCATCAAGGCCGCCCGCGTCCTTGGCTCGGTCGCGGCCGTCTTTGCCGCCTCGTCGAGCAAGAACGACTATTCCATTGCCGAGGCCATCATCGGGCCACACCTGCCGCCGGGCACCTCCGTGACCCGCCTGCCCTTTCCCATGACCCGCGACCAGGCCACCCTCGACGCCGCCTGGGCGGCCAACGCCACGGCCATGGCCGTGGTCCTGGCCGCCGGGCGGGACGCGGCCTTCGTCACGCTTGGCGATCCGCTTCTCTACAGCACCTTCGGCTACGTGCTGCCGCTTTTGCGGTCGCGCCTGCCGGAACTGCCGGTGGTCATCGTGCCGGGCGTCACCTCGTTTCAGGCGGCGGCGGCCCGGACCGGCGACGTGCTGGTGGAATCGGGCGAGAATCTGCTTATCGCCTCGGGCGTGGACGAGGACGGGCGGCTCCGCCGGGCCCTGGAAACGGCGGACAACGCCGTCATCTTGAAGGCCTACCGCAACTTCCCAAGGCTGCGGACCCTGCTCGCGGACATGGGCCTGGAAGACAAGACGACCTTCGTCACCCGGCTTGGCCACGACGGCGAGGCCGTCGAACGCGACCTCAGAAACGCCCCGGAAAAACCGCACTACCTGTCGCTGTGCCTGGTGAAACGCGGCAGCTAG
- the rpoC gene encoding DNA-directed RNA polymerase subunit beta', producing MSLDELFSMRGIGQTGVSSRSLKSIRISIAAPEKIREWSFGEVKKPETINYRTFKPERDGLFCAKIFGPVKDYECNCGKYKRMKHRGIVCEKCGVEVIASKVRRERMGHIELAAPVAHIWFLKTLPSKIGTLLDMTMVDLEKVLYFDSYMVLDPKDTNLTKFQVISEEQYIQVIDHYGGEDAVVVGMGAEAVRSLLEELNLVTIRAELREESMTTKSQTKKKKIIKRLKIVEAFLDSGNKPEWMIMEVIPVIPPELRPLVPLDGGRFATSDLNDLYRRVINRNNRLKRLIELGAPDIIIRNEKRMLQEAVDALFDNGRRGRAITGTNGRPLKSLSDMIKGKQGRFRQNLLGKRVDYSGRSVIVVGPKLKLHQCGLPKKMALELFKPFIYSKLEERGLATTIKTAKKMVEREELVVWDILEDVVREYPILLNRAPTLHRLGIQAFEPTLVEGKAIQLHPLVCSAYNADFDGDQMAVHVPLSVEAQIECRVLMMSTNNILSPANGTPIIVPSQDIVLGLYYLTVERSFSKGEGKIFADTGEVICAVDAGVVSLHAKITCRINGERIKTTPGRIIVGELMPEGVPFELVNTVLNKRSIGKLVGDTYRMAGTKATVILCDRLKDLGYEYATRAGVSIGVKDLAIPTTKAKLLEAAQNEVDDIEIQYGEGIITRTEKYNKVVDVWTKATNDVASEMMKEISWDILRDEATGREERNTSVNPIFMMIHSGSRGNSDQMRQLAGMRGLMAKPSGEIIETPITSNFREGLSVAQYFISTHGARKGLADTALKTANSGYLTRRLVDVVQDVIITEIDCGTVDGLEITHYVKAGDIKQRVHERALGRVTMFDVLDPETDEVLIPYNSVIDEAYAQIIEDKGFSSLTIRSTLTCQSKHGVCAMCYGRDLARGHLVNVGETVGIIAAQSIGEPGTQLTMRTFHIGGTAAREIAQSSVTAQHNGRVSLSRVKSVVNQQGHTIMMGKSGQVSVVDDQGRERERYSLPSGSKLYAVAGQEVKKDQLLAEWDPFNEPFVTDVAGIVKFTDIVEGKTYQEKVDDATKRATQTIIEYRTTSFKPAVSIVDERGTPKVRPGTNTLAVFSMPVGAILMARDGQEVFEGDIIARKPRESSKTKDIVGGLPRVAELFEVRKPKEMAVVSEIDGIISAGPETKGKRKIIVTPEAGDAKEYLIPRGKHVTVQEGDFVEAGELLTEGYPELHDILKIKGEKFLAKYLVDEIQDVYRFQGVGINDKHIEIIVRQMLKKVSVLDSGETTFLIGEQVDKIRFMEENLRCVQEGLKPAMAEPLVLGITQASLSTDSFISAASFQETTKVLTEASLMGKDDSLRGLKENVIVGRLIPAGTGYRRYMDSEIEVPRQPERPDRFLEELEDSPLLVDGE from the coding sequence ATGTCTCTGGACGAACTGTTCAGCATGCGTGGCATCGGCCAGACCGGCGTCTCCAGCCGGTCCCTTAAATCCATTCGCATTTCCATCGCCGCGCCGGAAAAAATTCGGGAATGGTCCTTCGGGGAAGTGAAAAAACCCGAAACCATCAACTACCGCACGTTCAAGCCGGAACGCGACGGTCTTTTTTGCGCCAAGATCTTCGGACCGGTCAAGGACTACGAGTGCAACTGCGGCAAGTACAAGCGCATGAAGCACCGGGGCATTGTCTGCGAGAAGTGCGGCGTCGAAGTCATCGCCTCCAAGGTCCGCCGGGAACGCATGGGCCACATCGAGTTGGCCGCCCCGGTCGCCCATATCTGGTTTTTGAAGACCCTGCCGTCCAAGATCGGCACGCTCCTCGACATGACCATGGTGGACCTGGAAAAGGTCCTCTATTTCGATTCCTATATGGTGCTCGACCCCAAGGACACCAACCTGACCAAGTTCCAGGTCATCTCCGAGGAGCAGTACATCCAGGTCATCGACCACTACGGCGGAGAGGACGCGGTGGTGGTCGGCATGGGCGCCGAGGCCGTGCGTTCGCTGCTCGAAGAGCTCAATCTGGTCACCATTCGCGCCGAGCTGCGCGAAGAGTCCATGACCACCAAGTCACAGACCAAAAAGAAAAAGATCATCAAGCGGCTCAAGATCGTCGAGGCCTTCCTCGACTCCGGCAACAAGCCCGAGTGGATGATCATGGAAGTCATTCCGGTCATCCCGCCCGAGCTGCGTCCGCTGGTCCCCCTGGACGGCGGCCGCTTCGCCACTTCCGACCTGAACGATCTCTACCGCCGGGTCATCAACCGGAATAATCGCTTAAAGCGCCTGATCGAGCTTGGCGCTCCGGACATCATCATCCGCAACGAAAAGCGGATGCTCCAGGAAGCCGTGGACGCCCTGTTCGACAACGGCCGCCGGGGCCGGGCCATCACCGGCACCAACGGCCGGCCGCTCAAATCCTTGTCCGACATGATCAAGGGCAAGCAGGGCCGCTTCCGCCAGAACCTGCTCGGCAAGCGCGTCGACTACTCCGGCCGTTCGGTCATCGTCGTCGGCCCGAAACTGAAGCTCCACCAGTGCGGCCTGCCCAAAAAGATGGCTCTCGAGCTCTTCAAGCCCTTTATCTACTCGAAGCTCGAGGAGAGGGGACTGGCCACCACGATCAAGACGGCCAAGAAAATGGTCGAACGCGAAGAGCTGGTGGTCTGGGACATCCTCGAGGACGTGGTCCGCGAGTACCCGATCCTCCTGAACCGTGCCCCGACGCTCCACCGCCTGGGCATCCAGGCCTTTGAGCCGACCCTGGTCGAAGGCAAGGCCATCCAGCTCCATCCGCTCGTCTGCTCGGCCTACAACGCCGACTTCGACGGCGACCAGATGGCCGTGCACGTGCCGCTGTCCGTGGAAGCGCAAATCGAGTGCCGTGTGCTCATGATGTCGACCAACAACATCCTGTCCCCGGCCAACGGCACCCCGATCATCGTGCCGTCCCAGGACATCGTGCTCGGGCTTTACTACCTGACCGTCGAGCGCAGCTTCTCCAAGGGCGAGGGCAAGATCTTCGCCGACACGGGCGAAGTGATCTGCGCCGTGGACGCCGGGGTCGTGAGCCTGCACGCCAAGATCACCTGCCGCATCAACGGCGAGCGCATAAAGACCACGCCGGGCCGCATCATCGTCGGGGAACTCATGCCCGAGGGCGTGCCCTTCGAGCTGGTCAACACGGTGCTTAACAAGCGCAGCATCGGCAAGCTCGTCGGCGACACCTACCGCATGGCCGGCACCAAGGCGACCGTCATCCTGTGCGACCGCCTGAAAGACCTCGGCTACGAGTACGCGACACGGGCCGGCGTCTCCATCGGCGTCAAGGACCTGGCCATCCCGACCACCAAGGCCAAGCTCCTGGAAGCCGCCCAGAACGAGGTGGACGACATCGAAATCCAGTACGGCGAAGGCATCATCACCCGTACCGAGAAATACAACAAGGTCGTCGACGTCTGGACCAAGGCCACCAACGACGTGGCCTCCGAAATGATGAAGGAGATCTCCTGGGATATCCTGCGCGATGAAGCCACGGGCCGCGAGGAACGAAACACCTCGGTCAACCCGATCTTCATGATGATCCACTCCGGATCGCGCGGCAACTCGGACCAGATGCGCCAGCTGGCCGGCATGCGCGGCCTTATGGCCAAGCCGTCCGGCGAGATCATCGAAACGCCGATCACGTCGAACTTCCGCGAAGGCCTGTCCGTGGCCCAGTACTTCATCTCGACCCACGGCGCCCGGAAGGGCCTGGCCGACACGGCGCTTAAGACGGCCAACTCGGGGTACCTGACCCGTCGTCTGGTCGACGTCGTCCAGGACGTCATCATCACCGAGATCGACTGCGGCACGGTCGATGGCCTGGAGATCACGCACTACGTCAAGGCCGGCGACATCAAGCAGCGCGTGCACGAGCGCGCCCTTGGCCGGGTGACCATGTTCGACGTGCTCGATCCCGAGACCGACGAGGTCTTGATCCCCTACAACTCGGTCATCGACGAGGCCTATGCCCAGATCATCGAGGACAAGGGATTCAGCTCGCTGACCATCCGCTCGACCTTGACCTGCCAGTCCAAGCACGGCGTGTGCGCCATGTGCTACGGCCGCGACCTGGCCCGGGGACACTTGGTCAACGTCGGCGAGACCGTGGGCATCATCGCGGCCCAGTCCATCGGCGAGCCCGGAACGCAGCTGACCATGCGCACGTTCCACATCGGCGGCACCGCGGCCCGGGAAATCGCCCAGTCGTCGGTGACGGCCCAGCACAACGGCCGCGTGTCGCTCTCGCGCGTCAAGTCCGTGGTCAACCAGCAGGGCCACACCATCATGATGGGCAAGTCCGGCCAGGTGTCGGTCGTGGACGACCAGGGCCGCGAGCGCGAGCGCTACAGCCTGCCGTCCGGTTCCAAGCTCTATGCCGTGGCCGGGCAGGAGGTCAAAAAAGACCAGCTCCTGGCCGAATGGGACCCCTTCAACGAACCCTTCGTCACGGACGTGGCCGGTATCGTCAAGTTCACCGACATCGTGGAAGGCAAGACCTACCAGGAGAAGGTGGACGACGCCACCAAGCGGGCCACCCAGACGATCATCGAATACCGCACCACCTCGTTCAAGCCGGCGGTGTCCATCGTGGACGAGCGCGGCACGCCCAAGGTCCGGCCCGGGACCAACACGCTGGCCGTCTTCTCCATGCCGGTCGGCGCCATCCTCATGGCCCGCGACGGCCAGGAGGTCTTCGAAGGCGACATCATCGCGCGCAAACCCCGCGAATCGTCCAAGACCAAGGACATCGTCGGCGGTCTCCCGCGCGTGGCCGAGCTCTTCGAGGTCAGAAAGCCCAAGGAAATGGCGGTCGTCTCCGAAATCGACGGCATCATCTCCGCCGGTCCGGAAACCAAGGGCAAACGCAAGATCATCGTCACCCCGGAAGCCGGCGACGCCAAGGAATACCTCATTCCGCGCGGCAAGCACGTCACGGTCCAGGAAGGCGACTTCGTGGAGGCCGGCGAGCTTCTGACCGAAGGCTATCCCGAACTGCACGACATCCTGAAGATCAAGGGCGAGAAGTTCCTGGCCAAGTACCTCGTGGACGAAATCCAGGACGTGTATCGGTTCCAGGGGGTCGGCATCAACGACAAGCACATCGAGATCATTGTCCGCCAGATGCTCAAGAAGGTCTCGGTCCTCGACTCCGGCGAGACGACCTTCCTCATCGGCGAGCAGGTGGACAAGATCCGGTTCATGGAAGAGAACCTGCGCTGCGTCCAGGAGGGTCTCAAACCCGCCATGGCCGAACCGCTGGTCCTCGGCATCACCCAGGCCTCCCTGTCCACGGATTCGTTCATCTCGGCGGCCTCCTTCCAGGAGACCACCAAGGTCCTGACCGAAGCCTCGCTCATGGGCAAGGACGACTCCCTGCGGGGGCTCAAGGAAAACGTCATCGTCGGCCGCCTCATCCCGGCCGGCACCGGCTACCGCCGCTACATGGACAGCGAGATCGAGGTGCCGCGCCAGCCCGAACGGCCGGATCGGTTCCTGGAAGAGTTGGAAGACAGCCCGCTGCTCGTGGACGGCGAATAG
- a CDS encoding FecCD family ABC transporter permease, which yields MANACPSHDGARRGRFPDLALAMLLAGLAAVAAACLSGAYPARPAQVAAVLGRAVGLPLAAPADPALAAVVLDLRLWRAVLAYGVGAALAVAGGVFQGVLRNPLADPFTLGVSGGAAFGAALSLTLGLAATSGRLFATPACALLGGGAALAGVLALSRLSGGLRRETVVLSGIIAATFLSALLSLVKALNEESVAGIVFWIMGGLQGRGKAELALFLPCFAVGLLLIRLYIRELDILLLGETQARQLGVPAGRARVALLAGASLLTAGAVAVSGVIGFVGLIAPHACRRLSGAEHGTLLPQSALCGGALLVASDVLSRVILPDGAELPVGVVTALLGGPFFCFLLLSGGRGDRA from the coding sequence ATGGCAAACGCCTGCCCAAGCCACGACGGGGCCCGGCGCGGCCGTTTCCCGGACCTGGCCTTGGCCATGCTGCTGGCCGGGCTGGCGGCCGTGGCCGCCGCCTGCCTGTCCGGAGCCTATCCGGCCCGCCCGGCCCAGGTGGCGGCCGTCCTCGGCCGGGCCGTCGGCCTGCCCCTGGCCGCTCCGGCCGACCCGGCCCTGGCCGCCGTGGTGCTTGACCTGCGCCTGTGGCGGGCCGTCCTGGCCTACGGCGTGGGCGCGGCTCTGGCCGTGGCCGGCGGGGTCTTCCAGGGGGTGCTCAGAAACCCCCTGGCCGACCCCTTCACCCTCGGCGTTTCGGGCGGGGCGGCTTTTGGCGCGGCCCTGTCCCTGACGCTCGGCCTGGCCGCGACCTCGGGCCGGCTTTTCGCCACCCCGGCCTGCGCCCTTCTCGGCGGCGGCGCGGCCCTGGCCGGGGTCCTGGCCCTGTCCCGGCTCTCCGGGGGACTTCGCCGGGAGACGGTGGTCCTTTCCGGCATCATCGCGGCCACCTTCCTCTCGGCCCTGCTGTCCCTGGTCAAGGCCTTAAACGAGGAATCCGTGGCCGGCATCGTCTTTTGGATCATGGGCGGCCTGCAGGGCCGGGGCAAGGCCGAGCTGGCCCTCTTCCTCCCCTGCTTCGCCGTGGGTCTGCTCCTTATCCGGCTCTACATCCGGGAACTCGACATCCTGCTCCTTGGCGAGACGCAAGCCCGCCAGCTCGGCGTGCCGGCCGGCCGGGCCCGGGTGGCGCTCCTGGCCGGGGCGAGCCTGCTGACGGCCGGCGCGGTGGCCGTTTCCGGGGTCATCGGCTTTGTGGGGTTGATCGCGCCCCATGCCTGCCGCCGGCTGTCCGGGGCCGAGCACGGCACGCTTTTGCCCCAGAGCGCCCTCTGCGGCGGGGCCCTGCTCGTGGCCTCGGACGTCCTGTCCCGGGTCATCCTGCCGGACGGCGCGGAACTGCCGGTCGGGGTGGTCACGGCCCTGCTCGGCGGGCCGTTTTTCTGCTTCCTGCTCCTGTCGGGCGGCCGGGGAGACCGGGCGTGA
- a CDS encoding ABC transporter ATP-binding protein: MIRLSGLRAGYGGRDILCGLDLHIGRGEMVGLLGPNGAGKTTLLLAATGVLAPTAGTVSLGGRDVGRLAPRERARLVAAVPQRAESARELTVRSLVLMGRYPYLSLLGGYGPDDRAAAKAAMEAVGVADLGDRLLGELSGGEFQRVLTARALAQAADVLILDEASANLDIARKMELYALLAARNAAGTTIVAALHDVNLAALFCRRLVFLKNGRIEADGPVAAVFTRNILSRIYETDIAVIAHPQTGTPQALAVPAAGGPAPGCAGPGPDHGVR, translated from the coding sequence GTGATCCGGCTCTCCGGACTTCGGGCCGGCTACGGCGGCCGGGATATCCTGTGCGGCCTGGACCTGCACATCGGGCGAGGCGAGATGGTGGGCCTCCTTGGCCCCAACGGCGCGGGCAAGACCACCCTCCTTTTGGCCGCAACCGGCGTCCTGGCCCCGACCGCCGGCACGGTGTCCCTCGGCGGCCGCGACGTCGGCCGCCTGGCTCCCAGGGAGCGGGCCCGGCTGGTCGCGGCCGTGCCCCAGCGGGCGGAAAGCGCCCGGGAACTGACCGTGCGGTCGTTGGTCCTCATGGGCCGCTATCCCTACCTGTCGCTTCTTGGCGGGTACGGCCCGGACGACCGGGCGGCGGCCAAAGCGGCCATGGAGGCCGTCGGCGTCGCGGACCTGGGGGACCGCCTGCTCGGGGAACTCTCGGGCGGCGAATTCCAGCGGGTGCTGACGGCCCGGGCTCTGGCCCAGGCGGCCGATGTCCTCATTCTGGACGAGGCCTCGGCCAATCTGGACATCGCCCGCAAGATGGAGCTGTATGCCCTGTTGGCCGCGCGCAACGCGGCCGGAACCACCATTGTGGCCGCCCTTCACGACGTCAATCTGGCCGCGCTTTTCTGCCGGCGGCTGGTCTTTCTGAAAAACGGCCGCATCGAGGCCGACGGCCCGGTGGCCGCAGTCTTCACCCGAAACATTCTGTCGAGGATCTATGAAACCGACATCGCTGTCATTGCCCATCCCCAGACCGGCACGCCCCAGGCCCTGGCCGTTCCTGCTGCTGGCGGCCCTGCTCCTGGCTGCGCCGGCCCGGGCCCAGATCACGGTGTCCGATGA
- a CDS encoding ABC transporter substrate-binding protein: MALYGAFNEILAGMGLTDRIVARTEADDKPAAIASLPVIGTHMRPNLERVLAEKPDLVLQMAGRGEALEAADRLAALGLPVAVFAINDFAGLFAAVERIGLLTGAPEAAKSLDTSLRQRLEAVAASAAGRPQPTVFFEVRSGSLLAAGKGSMVDAVITAAGGKNAVTVDKRIARLSDEELLRLAPEVCLTQRGPMNPEARPMAERPEYASLPCVKNGRAFVVEEAVFSRPGPGSVDAVEELARLLAAKPAPEARP, encoded by the coding sequence GTGGCCCTCTACGGCGCGTTCAACGAAATCCTGGCCGGCATGGGGCTCACCGACCGGATCGTGGCCCGCACCGAGGCCGACGACAAGCCGGCCGCCATCGCGAGCCTGCCCGTCATCGGTACCCACATGCGGCCGAACCTGGAGCGCGTGCTGGCCGAAAAGCCGGATCTCGTCCTCCAGATGGCCGGACGCGGCGAAGCCCTGGAAGCGGCCGACCGTCTGGCCGCTCTCGGCCTGCCGGTGGCGGTCTTTGCCATAAACGACTTTGCCGGACTCTTCGCGGCCGTGGAACGCATCGGCCTCCTGACCGGCGCGCCCGAGGCGGCCAAATCCTTGGACACGTCCCTGCGCCAGCGCCTGGAGGCCGTGGCCGCGTCCGCCGCGGGCCGGCCCCAGCCGACGGTCTTTTTCGAAGTCCGCTCCGGGAGCCTCCTCGCCGCCGGCAAGGGTTCCATGGTCGATGCGGTCATCACCGCCGCCGGCGGCAAAAACGCCGTCACCGTGGACAAACGGATCGCCCGCCTGTCCGACGAGGAACTCCTGCGCCTGGCCCCGGAGGTCTGCCTGACCCAGCGCGGCCCCATGAATCCCGAGGCGAGGCCCATGGCCGAGCGGCCCGAATACGCCTCGCTGCCCTGCGTCAAAAACGGCCGGGCCTTTGTGGTCGAGGAGGCCGTCTTTTCCCGGCCCGGACCGGGCAGCGTGGACGCCGTGGAGGAACTGGCCCGGCTGCTGGCCGCCAAACCCGCCCCGGAGGCCCGGCCGTGA